The following proteins are encoded in a genomic region of Corylus avellana chromosome ca4, CavTom2PMs-1.0:
- the LOC132177746 gene encoding glutathione S-transferase U17-like encodes MAKSEVKLLGAWPSPFVMRPRIALNIKAVEYDFLEETFGSKSQLLLQSNPVHKKIPVLIHADKPICESLIIVQYIDEVWTSAPSILPSDPYDRAIQRFWAAYVDDKFFPTMRGISAAQGEEAKKAVVEQVAEALALLEEAFGKCSKGKAFFGGDRIGLLDIAFGSMLGWLRVTEKTNGLKLLDEAKTPGLAKWADRFCADAAVKGVMPETEKLAEFSKVLMAKMRGAPPPK; translated from the exons ATGGCGAAAAGTGAAGTGAAGCTTCTGGGTGCATGGCCGAGCCCATTTGTGATGAGGCCCCGGATTGCCCTCAACATCAAAGCTGTTGAGTATGATTTTCTTGAAGAGACGTTTGGATCTAAGAGCCAGCTTCTTCTCCAATCCAACCCCGTCCACAAGAAAATCCCCGTTCTCATCCACGCCGACAAGCCTATCTGCGAGTCCCTCATCATTGTTCAATACATTGACGAGGTCTGGACCTCCGCTCCCTCCATCCTCCCTTCTGATCCGTACGATCGTGCTATTCAACGATTTTGGGCTGCCTATGTCGACGACAAG TTCTTTCCGACCATGAGAGGCATCTCGGCCGCCCAAGGAGAGGAAGCCAAGAAGGCGGTGGTGGAGCAAGTGGCTGAAGCGCTTGCGCTTTTGGAGGAAGCCTTTGGGAAGTGTAGCAAAGGGAAGGCTTTCTTTGGTGGAGATCGAATTGGGCTCCTGGATATTGCTTTTGGGAGTATGTTGGGCTGGCTGAGGGTGACAGAGAAGACGAATGGGCTGAAGCTGCTCGACGAAGCCAAGACTCCTGGGCTGGCGAAATGGGCCGACAGGTTTTGTGCCGATGCTGCTGTTAAAGGTGTTATGCCAGAGACCGAGAAGCTTGCGGAGTTCTCTAAGGTTCTCATGGCCAAAATGAGAGGAGCTCCTCCTCCTAAGTAA
- the LOC132177747 gene encoding glutathione S-transferase U17-like produces MAKSEVKLLGAWPSPFVMRARIALNIKAVEYEFVLETLEPKSPLLLQSNPVYKKIPVLIHADKPICESLIIVQYIDEVWTSAPSILPSDPYDRAIQRFWAAYVDDKLFPTMRGLLTTQGEEARKAVLDQLAEGLALLEEAFGKCSKGKAFFGGDRIGLLDIAFGCMLGWLRATEKISGLKLLHEANTPGLLKWADTFCADAAVKGVMPETEKLVEFSKVIVARMRGAHPPK; encoded by the exons ATGGCGAAAAGTGAAGTGAAGCTTCTGGGGGCATGGCCGAGCCCATTTGTGATGAGGGCTCGGATCGCCCTTAACATCAAAGCTGTTGAGTATGAGTTTGTTTTAGAGACGCTTGAGCCCAAGAGCCCGCTTCTTCTCCAATCCAACCCCGTCTACAAGAAAATCCCCGTTCTCATCCACGCCGACAAACCCATCTGCGAGTCCCTCATCATCGTTCAATACATTGACGAGGTCTGGACCTCCGCTCCCTCCATCCTCCCTTCTGATCCTTACGATCGTGCTATTCAACGCTTCTGGGCTGCCTATGTTGACGACAAG TTATTTCCGACTATGAGAGGCCTTCTGACTACCCAAGGAGAGGAAGCCAGGAAGGCAGTGCTGGATCAATTGGCTGAAGGGCTTGCCCTGTTGGAGGAGGCCTTCGGGAAGTGTAGCAAAGGGAAGGCTTTCTTTGGTGGTGATCGAATTGGGCTCCTCGATATTGCTTTTGGGTGCATGTTGGGCTGGCTGAGGGCCACAGAGAAGATAAGCGGGCTGAAGCTGCTCCACGAGGCCAACACTCCTGGGCTGCTGAAATGGGCTGACACGTTTTGTGCCGATGCTGCTGTTAAAGGTGTTATGCCAGAGACCGAGAAGCTTGTGGAGTTTTCTAAGGTTATTGTGGCCAGAATGAGAGGAGCTCATCCTCCTAAGTAA
- the LOC132177014 gene encoding uncharacterized protein LOC132177014 isoform X1 has protein sequence MEGVKLDRWGYEVRTNSDSCISAINKFYHQVLCHGRERSVILEAPAHDKDCVLANILAAHFLCSSDPSRAPSHLQAAKSRLEQATKHEKAVFDAVNYYISEDRDDDVALELHSKLLKDFPRDLVSLKRAQVLCFYMGRPDLSLDLVQQVLPKNQDEKYIYGLLAFPLLELDRMADAEEAAKKGFEINKQDCWAQHALCHVLQYECHFKEAVEFMEGCSSSWSSCSSFMLTHNWWHVALCYLEGNSPIQRVLEVYDHCIWKELEKSDAVYPEVYLNALGLLLRLYVRGEIDAFGDRLKIVARCVTDQANWYIEWHLDSLIVWVLASTGDMYKAEELLKGLKSRFSKMSKKKQQRMQRGMLLAEALYEYGSGNDKKALELLGPEFDASNCKMIGASDEQLDVFNEVWYSMLLNTGQAEKAIDIIEKRISKREGVPFLWRLLERGYNLTGRKEAATAGERARALETAYFK, from the exons atggaaggaGTGAAACTGGATAGGTGGGGGTACGAGGTCAGGACCAATTCGGATTCTTGTATATCTGCCATCAATAAGTTCTATCACCAG GTGCTTTGTCATGGGAGAGAGAGGTCTGTGATTCTGGAAGCGCCGGCACATGATAAGGACTGTGTGTTGGCCAACATTTTGGCTGCTCATTTTCTCTGCTCCTCTGATCCTTCCCGCGCTCCTTCCCATCTCCAAGCCGCTAAGTCACGCCTC GAGCAAGCCACTAAGCACGAGAAAGCAGTTTTTGATGCCGTCAATTATTATATATCTGAAGACAGAGACGACGATGTCGCTCTGGAGTTACATTCTAAG CTCTTAAAAGATTTCCCTAGAGATCTGGTATCTCTGAAGAGGGCCCAAGTGTTATGCTTTTACATGGGTCGACCTGATCTGTCCTTGGATCTTGTTCAACAG GTTCTACCAAAAAATCAAGATGAGAAGTACATATATGGCCTGCTTGCTTTTCCCTTGCTGGAGCTTGACCGAATGGCAGATGCTGAAGAAGCTGCCAAAAAgggatttgagatcaacaagcAAGACTGTTGGGCACAACATGCT TTGTGCCATGTTCTACAGTATGAGTGCCACTTTAAAGAAGCAGTAGAGTTCATGGAAGGATGCTCATCTTCTTGGAGTTCTTGCTCATCGTTTAT GCTGACACATAATTGGTGGCATGTAGCTCTTTGTTACTTGGAAGGTAATTCTCCAATTCAAAGAGTCTTAGAAGTATATGACCATTGTATTTGGAAGGAGTTGGAAAAAAGTGATGCTGTGTATCCGGAG GTGTATTTAAATGCTCTTGGTTTATTACTGCGGCTGTACGTACGGGGTGAAATTGATGCCTTTGGGGACCGTCTCAAGATCGTAGCTCGTTGCGTAACAGATCAA GCAAACTGGTATATAGAGTGGCACCTTGATTCCTTGATAGTATGGGTCTTGGCTAGTACTGGAGACATGTATAAAGCTGAGGAGTTACTAAAGGGATTGAAATCGAG ATTTTCTAAGATGAGCAAGAAGAAGCAACAACGGATGCAGAGAGGAATGCTG CTTGCAGAAGCCCTGTATGAGTACGGTAGTGGAAATGACAAAAAGGCATTGGAGTTGCTTGGTCCAGAGTTTGATGCCAGTAACTGCAAG ATGATCGGGGCGTCTGATGAACAACTTGATGTATTCAATGAAGTCTGGTACAGTATGTTGCTGAATACTGGACAAGCTGAGAAGG CAATTGACATAATCGAGAAGCGGATCAGCAAGCGGGAAGGTGTTCCTTTCTTGTGGCGCCTTCTG GAGAGAGGCTATAACCTTACAGGAAGAAAAGAAGCTGCAACTGCAGGGGAGAGGGCCAGGGCTTTGGAGACTGCATATTTCAAATAG
- the LOC132177014 gene encoding uncharacterized protein LOC132177014 isoform X2: protein MVLKVLCHGRERSVILEAPAHDKDCVLANILAAHFLCSSDPSRAPSHLQAAKSRLEQATKHEKAVFDAVNYYISEDRDDDVALELHSKLLKDFPRDLVSLKRAQVLCFYMGRPDLSLDLVQQVLPKNQDEKYIYGLLAFPLLELDRMADAEEAAKKGFEINKQDCWAQHALCHVLQYECHFKEAVEFMEGCSSSWSSCSSFMLTHNWWHVALCYLEGNSPIQRVLEVYDHCIWKELEKSDAVYPEVYLNALGLLLRLYVRGEIDAFGDRLKIVARCVTDQANWYIEWHLDSLIVWVLASTGDMYKAEELLKGLKSRFSKMSKKKQQRMQRGMLLAEALYEYGSGNDKKALELLGPEFDASNCKMIGASDEQLDVFNEVWYSMLLNTGQAEKAIDIIEKRISKREGVPFLWRLLERGYNLTGRKEAATAGERARALETAYFK from the exons ATGGTGTTAAAGGTGCTTTGTCATGGGAGAGAGAGGTCTGTGATTCTGGAAGCGCCGGCACATGATAAGGACTGTGTGTTGGCCAACATTTTGGCTGCTCATTTTCTCTGCTCCTCTGATCCTTCCCGCGCTCCTTCCCATCTCCAAGCCGCTAAGTCACGCCTC GAGCAAGCCACTAAGCACGAGAAAGCAGTTTTTGATGCCGTCAATTATTATATATCTGAAGACAGAGACGACGATGTCGCTCTGGAGTTACATTCTAAG CTCTTAAAAGATTTCCCTAGAGATCTGGTATCTCTGAAGAGGGCCCAAGTGTTATGCTTTTACATGGGTCGACCTGATCTGTCCTTGGATCTTGTTCAACAG GTTCTACCAAAAAATCAAGATGAGAAGTACATATATGGCCTGCTTGCTTTTCCCTTGCTGGAGCTTGACCGAATGGCAGATGCTGAAGAAGCTGCCAAAAAgggatttgagatcaacaagcAAGACTGTTGGGCACAACATGCT TTGTGCCATGTTCTACAGTATGAGTGCCACTTTAAAGAAGCAGTAGAGTTCATGGAAGGATGCTCATCTTCTTGGAGTTCTTGCTCATCGTTTAT GCTGACACATAATTGGTGGCATGTAGCTCTTTGTTACTTGGAAGGTAATTCTCCAATTCAAAGAGTCTTAGAAGTATATGACCATTGTATTTGGAAGGAGTTGGAAAAAAGTGATGCTGTGTATCCGGAG GTGTATTTAAATGCTCTTGGTTTATTACTGCGGCTGTACGTACGGGGTGAAATTGATGCCTTTGGGGACCGTCTCAAGATCGTAGCTCGTTGCGTAACAGATCAA GCAAACTGGTATATAGAGTGGCACCTTGATTCCTTGATAGTATGGGTCTTGGCTAGTACTGGAGACATGTATAAAGCTGAGGAGTTACTAAAGGGATTGAAATCGAG ATTTTCTAAGATGAGCAAGAAGAAGCAACAACGGATGCAGAGAGGAATGCTG CTTGCAGAAGCCCTGTATGAGTACGGTAGTGGAAATGACAAAAAGGCATTGGAGTTGCTTGGTCCAGAGTTTGATGCCAGTAACTGCAAG ATGATCGGGGCGTCTGATGAACAACTTGATGTATTCAATGAAGTCTGGTACAGTATGTTGCTGAATACTGGACAAGCTGAGAAGG CAATTGACATAATCGAGAAGCGGATCAGCAAGCGGGAAGGTGTTCCTTTCTTGTGGCGCCTTCTG GAGAGAGGCTATAACCTTACAGGAAGAAAAGAAGCTGCAACTGCAGGGGAGAGGGCCAGGGCTTTGGAGACTGCATATTTCAAATAG
- the LOC132177013 gene encoding LEAF RUST 10 DISEASE-RESISTANCE LOCUS RECEPTOR-LIKE PROTEIN KINASE-like 1.5: protein MPPPPHSATLAFFFLIVLYPLFATSAAEAAQRCSSQPETIRSPCPPFTSSPSFPFSSSPGCGHPSFQVKCSTPHSIISINDLSFSLVNFDPNSSTLTLSPHPFTATATATTGNCSSPHFASIPSRSINLSGSAFRVSDASCSRLSLLRPCSPPTLPNCSHCPWECKLIKNPVQLLHGCGSPSTQHPIPEQGCQPDVLGFLDNFLIRFGFEVEWDEAQDTYFSSCKACEAKNGVCGFNSSDPEKQFICFRHSQSRYFPPWLHQGSPKRLGILCLIFALTCFLLVAAVILRSRRLKPSAIEEDPNTLFLHRHRSASLLPPVFTYEELESSTNRFDPKRKIGDGGFGSVYLGQLYDGRIVAIKYLHKHHRHAAAGRAFSTKSFCNEILILSSIDHPNLVKLHGYCSDPRGLLLVYDYVPNGTLADHLHGPKSLHRKGTLTWHVRLDIALQTAMAMEYLHFSVVPPIVHRDITSSNIFVERDMRIKVGDFGLSRLLVFSDTSSSNSSSSGCVWTGPQGTPGYLDPDYHRSFRLTEKSDVYSLGVVLLELITGSKAVDQSRDKREMALADLVVSKIHTGLLHQVLDPVLALDAEAMDGVHAVAELAFRCVAADKDDRPDAKEVVEDLKVIRSRTRGVIRASNSNAGDDVAKA, encoded by the coding sequence ATGCCTCCGCCACCACATTCCGCCACACTCGCCTTCTTCTTTCTGATAGTACTGTACCCGCTGTTTGCAACTTCAGCAGCAGAAGCAGCTCAAAGATGCTCTTCACAGCCAGAGACCATCAGATCTCCATGCCCACCATTCACATCCTCCCCTTCCTTCCCCTTCTCATCCTCACCCGGCTGTGGCCACCCTTCCTTTCAAGTCAAATGCTCTACTCCGCACTCCATCATCTCCATCAAcgacctctctttctctctcgttAACTTCGACCCCAACTCCTCCACTCTCACCCTCTCCCCGCATCCGTTTACCGCAACCGCAACCGCAACAACTGGCAACTGTTCGTCGCCTCACTTCGCCTCCATTCCTAGTCGATCTATCAATCTCTCAGGCTCGGCGTTCCGAGTCTCCGACGCTTCTTGTTCTCGCCTCTCCCTTCTTCGACCCTGTTCCCCGCCTACTCTCCCAAACTGCAGTCATTGCCCTTGGGAATGCAAGCTCATCAAGAACCCAGTTCAGCTGCTCCATGGCTGTGGTTCCCCTTCCACACAGCATCCCATCCCAGAGCAGGGCTGCCAACCCGACGTTTTGGGTTTCCTCGACAACTTTCTGATCAGATTCGGTTTTGAAGTTGAGTGGGACGAAGCTCAAGACACTTACTTTTCGAGCTGCAAAGCTTGCGAGGCCAAGAATGGAGTCTGTGGCTTCAATTCCTCCGACCCAGAAAAGCAATTCATATGCTTTCGTCACTCCCAGAGCCGCTACTTCCCTCCATGGCTTCATCAAGGCAGCCCAAAACGACTTGGTATTTTGTGCTTAATATTCGCGTTGACATGTTTTCTCCTGGTTGCTGCAGTGATTCTCCGGTCTAGGCGGTTGAAACCATCGGCTATAGAGGAAGACCCAAACACTCTTTTCCTCCACCGCCACCGCTCAGCTAGTCTCCTCCCGCCTGTCTTCACCTACGAAGAGCTCGAGTCGTCCACAAACCGATTTGACCCGAAGCGCAAAATTGGCGATGGTGGGTTCGGGTCAGTGTACCTCGGTCAGCTCTACGACGGGCGAATCGTCGCCATCAAGTACCTCCACAAGCACCACCGCCACGCAGCCGCCGGACGAGCCTTCTCCACCAAGTCATTTTGCAACGAAATCTTGATCCTGTCCTCCATTGATCACCCAAATCTCGTGAAGCTCCACGGCTATTGCAGCGATCCGAGAGGGCTTCTTCTGGTTTACGACTACGTCCCTAATGGTACACTTGCAGACCACCTTCACGGCCCAAAGAGCTTGCACCGGAAAGGGACTTTGACTTGGCATGTGAGACTCGACATAGCTCTTCAAACCGCCATGGCTATGGAGTACTTGCACTTCTCAGTTGTCCCGCCGATAGTTCACAGAGACATCACTTCGTCAAATATTTTCGTGGAAAGAGATATGAGAATCAAAGTCGGGGACTTTGGGTTGTCCAGGCTGCTCGTTTTCTCCGACACGTCGTCGTCTAACTCTTCTTCATCTGGGTGTGTCTGGACCGGGCCTCAGGGCACACCCGGTTACTTGGACCCGGACTATCACCGGTCGTTCCGGTTGACGGAGAAGAGCGACGTGTACAGCTTGGGTGTGGTGTTGTTGGAGCTCATAACTGGGTCGAAGGCAGTGGATCAGAGCCGAGACAAGAGAGAGATGGCCCTGGCTGATCTGGTGGTGTCCAAGATCCACACGGGCTTGCTCCACCAGGTGCTCGACCCGGTTCTTGCGCTCGATGCCGAGGCCATGGACGGCGTTCACGCGGTGGCGGAGCTGGCTTTTCGGTGCGTGGCGGCTGACAAGGACGACCGCCCCGATGCCAAGGAGGTGGTCGAGGATCTCAAGGTGATTCGGAGCCGTACACGTGGGGTCATCCGAGCCTCGAACTCGAATGCCGGGGATGACGTGGCAAAGGCTTGA
- the LOC132177626 gene encoding uncharacterized protein LOC132177626, with protein sequence MEVFQKTKAVKLRSHLEKYLVADDDRKKVRQSRNGSSRRAIWFVELVERKSHVIRLRSCHGTYLTATDESFLLGMTGNKVLQTEPETVYDLKYEWEPIVDGFQLKLKTWCSKYLRANGGTPPWRNSVTQDDPHVTSTQNWILWDVEAVDVSETGSVKDFLSSVSSLSSLSDEAFDSEPASPMSVISTKSPRLSLKQFSQFNSNKFRSAMELFRNAKTVRLRSRHDKYLLAEEDEESVTQDRNGSSKNARWTVEFVPNSDSIIRLKSCYNRYLTASNHPFLLGMTGRKVTQSRPQRLDSSLEWEPVRDGNNVKLKTRYGNFLRGNGGLPPWRNSVTHDIPHRTATQDWILWHIDILDIHVQSPGDKPPAPQTLSYSDSLDFRPSSPSLVSIISEKFSRQQSTDSNVSSPPKVDGRTIYYHVAEENGDVDDDTVEGYSFTFKGNGVDELTRKLKEETGLDGVIVCTRSPLNGKLYPLRLQLPPNTIMHVVLVLSSSEVAEEFAKQGLL encoded by the exons ATGGAGGTTTTCCAGAAAACCAAGGCCGTGAAACTCCGAAGCCACCTGGAGAAGTACCTAGTTGCCGACGACGACAGAAAGAAGGTCCGCCAGAGCCGCAACGGCTCGTCGCGCAGGGCTATATGGTTCGTTGAGTTGGTCGAAAGGAAAAGCCACGTTATACGCTTGAGAAGCTGCCATGGCACGTACCTGACCGCCACGGACGAGTCGTTTCTTCTGGGCATGACCGGGAACAAGGTGCTCCAGACCGAGCCGGAAACGGTCTACGACTTGAAGTACGAGTGGGAGCCGATAGTTGATGGGTTCCAGCTGAAGCTGAAGACCTGGTGCAGTAAGTATCTCCGCGCCAACGGAGGGACGCCGCCGTGGAGGAACTCCGTCACGCAAGACGACCCCCACGTCACGTCGACGCAGAATTGGATTCTGTGGGATGTGGAGGCTGTGGATGTCTCCGAGACCGGTTCAGTTAAGGATTTCTTGTCGTCTGTTTCAAGTTTGTCTTCTTTGTCCGACGAGGCCTTCGATTCGGAGCCGGCGTCGCCCATGTCGGTTATATCGACGAAGTCACCCAGATTGTCTTTGAAGCAG TTTTCGCAGTTCAATTCCAACAAGTTCCGGTCCGCCATGGAACTCTTCCGCAACGCCAAGACGGTGCGACTGCGTAGCCGCCACGATAAGTACCTGCTGGCCGAGGAGGACGAGGAGTCGGTGACTCAAGATCGGAACGGATCCTCCAAGAACGCGCGCTGGACCGTGGAGTTCGTGCCCAACTCCGACTCCATCATCCGCCTCAAGAGCTGCTACAACAGATATCTCACCGCCTCCAACCACCCCTTCCTGCTCGGCATGACCGGTCGGAAGGTGACCCAGTCGCGGCCCCAGAGGCTTGACTCCTCGCTCGAGTGGGAGCCCGTCAGAGACGGGAACAATGTCAAGCTCAAGACCCGCTACGGCAACTTCTTGAGGGGAAATGGCGGATTGCCGCCTTGGCGGAACTCGGTGACCCACGATATTCCTCACCGGACCGCCACTCAGGATTGGATTCTCTGGCATATTGATATCCTTGACATTCACGTCCAGTCTCCGGGTGATAAACCTCCGGCTCCACAAACGCTTTCTTATTCGGATTCTTTGGATTTCCGTCCGAGCTCGCCTTCTTTGGTTTCCATCATATCCGAGAAATTTTCGAGACAACAG TCGACCGACTCTAATGTGAGTTCGCCACCCAAGGTGGATGGGAGGACTATATACTACCATGTAGCTGAGGAGAATGGTGATGTGGACGATGACACTGTGGAGGGGTATTCTTTTACTTTCAAGGGGAATGGGGTTGATGAATTGACTCGTAAATTGAAGGAAGAGACAGGGTTGGATGGTGTCATTGTGTGTACTCGCAGTCCCTTGAATGGAAAGCTTTATCCCCTTCGCTTGCAGCTCCCTCCAAATACGATTATGCATGTCGTTCTGgttctttcttcttcagaaG TGGCAGAGGAGTTTGCAAAACAAGGTTTATTATAA
- the LOC132177628 gene encoding pentatricopeptide repeat-containing protein At1g59720, chloroplastic/mitochondrial-like — translation MVLTITRSPPPHIPSTFTINNNRNGYSANHHSHSRLLLLLNECTDMSQLKQIHAHTLRATTTHNPHALFLYSRILHFSSLADIDYACRVFDQIENPNSFVWNTLIRAYARSSERKEEAILLYYRMLEEGIVMPDKHTYPFVLKACAYLFALFEGRQVHAQLLKLGYESDVYINNSLIHLYGTCGCLDLAQKIFETMPERSVVSWNAIIDACVRLGEFDTALKLFGEMQNMFEPDGYTMQSVIRACAGLGAVSLGMWAHACLLRNCRAEMVGDVLVNNCLVDMYCKCGSWEIAQQVFERMPKRDVNSWNSMIMGLAMHGKAKAALQYFDRMVRTERFVPDSITFVGVLGACNHGGLVSEGRQYFDMMITEYKIEPQLQHYGCLVDLLARAGLIDEALKLVSDMPIKPDVVIWRSLLDACCKKNAGVELSEEMASQILESEGDDSSGVYVLLSRVYASARRWDDVGLIRKLMTDKGVTKEPGCSSIEIDGTSHEFLAGDTSHPQTKEIYQVLDVIKERLESVGHVPDVSQAPLIDELIGEKQHALRLHSERLAIAFGLLSLKPGMPIRIFKNLRVCDDCHKVTKLISRIYNVEIIVRDRARFHHFKDGSCSCMDYW, via the coding sequence CAGCTAACCATCACAGCCACAGCCGTCTTCTCCTCTTGTTGAATGAGTGTACGGACATGTCTCAGCTCAAACAAATCCATGCTCACACGCTCCGTGCTACCACGACCCACAATCCACACGCCCTTTTTCTCTATAGCCGAATTCTACACTTCTCGTCTCTGGCTGACATCGACTACGCCTGCCGGGTTTTCGATCAAATAGAGAACCCCAATTCGTTCGTCTGGAACACTCTCATAAGGGCTTATGCACGAAGCTCTGAGCGCAAGGAGGAGGCCATACTGCTATATTATAGAATGTTGGAAGAAGGAATTGTGATGCCAGATAAGCATACGTATCCGTTTGTTTTGAAAGCGTGCGCGTATTTGTTTGCGCTGTTTGAAGGGCGGCAGGTGCATGCCCAGCTTTTGAAACTTGGGTATGAGTCGGATGTGTATATTAATAACAGTCTGATTCATTTATATGGTACTTGTGGGTGTCTGGATTTAGCACAGAAAATATTTGAAACTATGCCTGAAAGGAGCGTGGTTTCATGGAATGCCATAATTGATGCCTGTGTTCGGCTAGGAGAGTTTGATACTGCATTGAAACTGTTTGGTGAGATGCAGAACATGTTTGAGCCTGATGGGTATACGATGCAGAGTGTTATTAGGGCTTGTGCTGGTCTGGGTGCTGTGTCTTTGGGGATGTGGGCTCATGCTTGTTTGTTGAGAAACTGTCGTGCTGAAATGGTTGGTGATGTTTTGGTGAACAATTGCTTGGTGGATATGTACTGCAAATGTGGGTCATGGGAAATCGCTCAGCAAGTCTTTGAGAGGATGCCTAAACGCGATGTAAATTCGTGGAATTCAATGATTATGGGGTTAGCGATGCATGGGAAGGCTAAGGCAGCATTGCAGTATTTTGACCGTATGGTTAGAACAGAGAGGTTTGTGCCTGATTCGATCACGTTTGTTGGTGTCTTGGGCGCATGTAACCACGGAGGCCTTGTAAGCGAGGGCCGTCAGTATTTTGATATGATGATTACCGAGTACAAGATAGAACCCCAATTACAGCACTATGGATGCCTTGTAGATCTTCTTGCTCGTGCTGGGCTCATTGATGAAGCTCTGAAGTTGGTGTCAGATATGCCCATTAAGCCTGATGTTGTAATTTGGAGGAGTCTTCTTGATGCTTGCTGCAAGAAGAATGCAGGTGTAGAGCTTAGTGAAGAAATGGCCTCACAAATCCTTGAATCAGAAGGAGATGATAGTAGTGGTGTTTATGTGCTTTTGTCCAGAGTGTATGCATCGGCTCGCCGGTGGGATGATGTTGGTTTGATTAGGAAATTGATGACCGATAAGGGTGTAACGAAAGAGCCTGGTTGTAGTTCAATAGAGATAGATGGTACTTCTCACGAGTTTCTTGCTGGGGACACATCTCATCCTCAAACCAAAGAAATATATCAGGTTTTGGATGTGATTAAAGAAAGACTAGAATCAGTAGGGCATGTACCTGACGTTTCTCAAGCGCCATTGATTGATGAGCTCATTGgtgaaaaacaacatgctctaagGCTGCACAGTGAGAGACTTGCCATTGCTTTCGGGCTCTTAAGCTTGAAACCAGGCATGCCTATACGTATATTTAAGAATCTTCGGGTGTGTGATGACTGCCACAAGGTCACCAAATTAATCTCTAGAATCTATAACGTGGAGATTATTGTGAGAGATCGTGCTCGGTTTCATCATTTTAAAGATGGCAGCTGTTCTTGCATGGATTATTGGTGA